One Planctomycetota bacterium genomic region harbors:
- the priA gene encoding primosomal protein N', whose translation MRLRLSAARIHNGRHDFRRRGAARTGYDTADMSSLFTARIAGESHRYAHVALEQGLEKPGGLTYLIPDTLHDLRVGDRVIVPLGRNDRPVSGYVLNISDDADVDPLKLKAIASKDRLAVNLPDDLVELARWVSRYYCCPLGMVFATMLPAAVKKGIGLVRKTYVDLHDPIATIALASIVHEHGLKGKQADVLGVALEMARLGKMPVDPKTLAHAAGAKSISPVTGLIERGLLKQIVKTEVQAIWAEHAVEENKHLTLNDDQQKVLDAIAASLDGAFAALLLHGVTGSGKTEVYIRAIEEVVKRGKRAIVLVPEIALTPQTVGRFIGRFKHVAVLHSGLTAAQRHQQWTLIRDGWANVIVGARSAIFAPVDNLGLIVVDEEHDGSYKQDNAPRYHARDVAVKRAQMLGATVLMGSATPALESYYNATTRGAYKLLSLPKRVSQQPLPRVEIVDLLDERRKRSEYTGKGGIHLLSVKLEQLLRQTFKDGGQAMLLLNRRGFANYIACPDHRCGWIMKCEHCDANMVYHVSAAIPSGGLVRCHYCGFENRQPTVCPVCSRKVTMFGLGTQRVELEIERKFPDVKFARMDSDAMRTATDYAQVLDAFKRGEIRLLVGTQMIAKGLDFPNVRLVGVISADTALSLPDFRAAERTFQMVCQVAGRSGRSTAGGRVVIQTFTPAHPAIALAAMHDYVKFAADELAHRKRAKLPPITRMARLIVRDEALEKAQAEATKLAGVIRAVKDDLNLEASIVGPTPAPISRIGGYHRQQIEIAAENAAVIQQLLAAARSADLLRSDARTAVDVDPISLM comes from the coding sequence ATGCGCCTCCGGTTGTCTGCGGCGCGGATTCACAATGGCCGTCACGACTTCCGCCGGCGCGGTGCAGCGCGAACCGGATACGATACTGCTGACATGAGCAGTCTCTTCACAGCCCGCATCGCCGGCGAGTCGCATCGCTACGCCCATGTCGCGCTCGAACAGGGCCTCGAAAAACCCGGCGGGCTCACCTATCTGATTCCCGATACGCTGCATGATCTGCGCGTCGGCGACCGTGTCATCGTGCCGCTGGGCCGCAACGATCGCCCCGTCAGCGGTTACGTGCTCAACATCTCCGACGACGCCGACGTCGATCCGCTCAAGCTCAAGGCGATCGCGTCCAAGGATCGGCTCGCCGTCAATCTGCCGGACGATCTGGTGGAGCTGGCCCGCTGGGTGAGCCGGTACTACTGCTGCCCGCTGGGCATGGTCTTCGCCACGATGCTCCCGGCCGCGGTCAAAAAAGGCATCGGCCTCGTGCGCAAAACCTACGTCGATCTGCACGACCCGATCGCCACGATCGCGCTGGCGTCGATCGTGCACGAGCACGGTCTCAAAGGCAAGCAGGCCGACGTGCTCGGCGTCGCGCTGGAGATGGCGCGCCTCGGCAAGATGCCCGTCGACCCCAAAACACTCGCCCATGCCGCCGGCGCCAAAAGCATCTCGCCCGTCACCGGCCTGATCGAACGCGGCCTGCTCAAACAGATTGTCAAAACCGAAGTGCAGGCCATCTGGGCCGAACACGCCGTCGAAGAAAACAAGCACCTGACGCTCAATGACGATCAGCAAAAAGTCCTCGACGCCATCGCCGCTTCCCTCGACGGCGCTTTCGCCGCCCTGCTGCTGCACGGCGTCACCGGCAGCGGCAAGACCGAGGTGTACATCCGCGCGATCGAAGAGGTCGTCAAGCGCGGCAAGCGGGCGATCGTGCTCGTGCCCGAAATCGCACTGACGCCGCAGACGGTCGGCCGGTTCATCGGCCGGTTCAAGCATGTCGCCGTGCTGCACTCGGGTCTGACGGCGGCGCAGCGCCATCAGCAATGGACGCTCATCCGCGACGGCTGGGCCAACGTCATCGTCGGCGCACGGTCGGCGATCTTCGCGCCCGTCGATAACCTCGGCCTGATCGTCGTCGACGAAGAACACGACGGCAGCTACAAGCAGGACAACGCCCCGCGCTATCACGCGCGCGATGTGGCGGTCAAAAGGGCGCAGATGCTCGGCGCGACGGTTCTCATGGGCTCCGCCACCCCCGCCCTCGAAAGCTATTACAACGCCACCACGCGCGGCGCGTACAAGCTGCTGTCCCTGCCCAAGCGCGTCTCGCAACAACCCCTGCCGCGCGTCGAGATCGTCGATCTGCTCGACGAGCGGCGCAAACGCAGCGAGTACACCGGCAAAGGCGGCATCCATCTGTTGAGCGTCAAGCTCGAACAACTATTGCGGCAGACATTCAAGGACGGCGGGCAGGCGATGCTGCTGCTCAACCGGCGCGGGTTCGCCAACTACATCGCGTGTCCCGATCACCGGTGCGGGTGGATCATGAAGTGCGAGCACTGCGATGCGAACATGGTCTACCACGTCAGCGCCGCGATCCCCAGCGGCGGACTCGTGCGCTGCCACTACTGCGGTTTTGAGAATCGTCAGCCGACGGTCTGCCCGGTCTGTTCGCGGAAGGTCACGATGTTCGGCCTCGGCACGCAGCGCGTCGAGCTGGAGATCGAACGCAAATTCCCGGATGTGAAGTTCGCGCGGATGGACTCAGACGCCATGCGCACCGCGACCGATTACGCCCAGGTGCTCGACGCCTTCAAGCGCGGGGAGATTCGCCTGCTCGTCGGCACGCAGATGATCGCCAAGGGGCTGGACTTTCCGAACGTGCGGCTCGTGGGCGTCATCAGCGCGGACACGGCGCTGAGTCTGCCGGACTTCCGCGCGGCGGAGCGGACGTTTCAGATGGTGTGCCAGGTGGCGGGCCGCAGCGGGCGCAGCACCGCGGGCGGGCGCGTCGTGATTCAGACCTTCACGCCGGCGCATCCGGCGATCGCGCTGGCGGCGATGCACGACTACGTGAAATTCGCGGCCGACGAACTGGCGCACCGCAAGCGGGCGAAACTGCCGCCGATCACGCGCATGGCACGCCTCATCGTGCGCGATGAAGCGCTTGAAAAAGCGCAGGCGGAGGCGACGAAACTCGCGGGGGTGATCCGGGCGGTGAAGGACGATCTGAATCTCGAAGCGAGCATCGTCGGCCCGACCCCTGCCCCGATCAGCCGCATCGGCGGATATCACCGGCAGCAGATCGAAATCGCCGCCGAGAACGCCGCGGTGATTCAGCAGTTGCTTGCCGCGGCGCGCTCGGCCGACCTGCTGCGCTCCGACGCGCGGACGGCGGTGGATGTGGACCCGATCAGTTTGATGTGA
- a CDS encoding protein kinase gives MVMWVAFSSYICHRFTANLTRCPAGFADHRGLPMRGTHRIDKNESLHIDSLMPCASVMRTCEQRPAVSHCGPFDTFSIPRGSRYHTPFAPAHSPLNETCVSRKSYDKLPRVESFDLRPGRKIGSRYEVVALLGKGTEGEVYQIQEVGTGIHRAAKLYFPHRNPDNRSTIWYARKINALRHCPIVLQYHHTEMLTVRKHKVLCLVSDLARGMQLEQWIAQHRGKRLTPFRALHVLYQLVRGLEAVHAVGEYHADVHSQNILIEPIGVSFNIKLVDFYNWGKPTRYKQRQDIMDCVTVFHECLGGREHYHRQPPETRAICMGLQRSKVLKKFPTIITLRRHLESFEWTTLL, from the coding sequence ATGGTCATGTGGGTCGCCTTTAGCTCGTATATATGTCACAGATTCACGGCAAATCTAACACGATGTCCCGCGGGATTTGCAGATCACCGCGGGCTGCCCATGCGTGGGACCCACCGAATTGACAAGAATGAGTCACTACATATCGATTCGCTGATGCCTTGCGCCTCAGTCATGAGAACATGCGAGCAACGCCCCGCGGTGTCCCACTGCGGGCCTTTTGATACCTTTTCCATCCCCCGCGGCAGCCGGTATCATACCCCCTTCGCTCCGGCCCACTCGCCTTTGAATGAGACCTGCGTGTCCAGAAAGTCCTACGATAAACTGCCGCGCGTCGAGAGTTTCGACCTTCGCCCCGGTCGCAAGATCGGCTCGCGCTACGAAGTCGTCGCGCTCCTGGGCAAAGGCACCGAAGGCGAGGTCTATCAGATTCAGGAAGTCGGCACCGGCATCCACCGCGCCGCAAAACTCTACTTCCCGCATCGCAATCCCGATAACCGCTCCACCATCTGGTACGCCCGCAAGATCAACGCCCTGCGTCATTGCCCGATCGTTCTTCAATATCATCACACCGAGATGCTCACCGTCCGCAAGCACAAAGTGCTCTGCCTCGTGTCCGATCTGGCGCGGGGCATGCAGCTTGAGCAGTGGATCGCGCAGCACCGCGGCAAGCGTCTGACGCCGTTCCGCGCCCTGCACGTGCTCTACCAACTCGTACGCGGCCTCGAAGCCGTACACGCCGTCGGCGAGTACCACGCCGACGTACACAGTCAGAACATCCTCATCGAGCCCATCGGCGTCAGCTTCAATATCAAGCTCGTCGACTTCTACAACTGGGGCAAGCCCACGCGCTACAAGCAGCGGCAGGACATCATGGACTGCGTCACCGTCTTCCACGAATGCCTCGGCGGCCGCGAACACTACCACCGCCAGCCCCCCGAAACCCGCGCCATCTGCATGGGCCTCCAACGCAGCAAAGTCCTCAAGAAATTCCCCACCATCATCACGCTCCGCCGCCACCTCGAATCCTTCGAGTGGACCACGCTCCTCTGA
- a CDS encoding sigma-70 family RNA polymerase sigma factor — protein sequence MTINQKMQLFVRLLTDHQSRLYAYILTSVGDADAAGDILQDTNLVLWEKWEQAMGAGSFTAWAYGVARHKVLTYAQRKGRDRLVFDASMLDLISTEAVRAAEETGGRIGQLKHCIETLPEHARKALTARYEGGKSLGQIAELIGRSVTATTQLLYRTRVALLECMETAETGRKEHP from the coding sequence ATGACCATCAATCAGAAAATGCAGTTGTTCGTACGCCTGCTAACAGATCATCAGAGCAGGCTTTATGCATATATTCTCACGAGCGTCGGCGATGCGGACGCGGCGGGGGACATTCTGCAGGATACAAACCTGGTGCTCTGGGAAAAATGGGAACAGGCGATGGGGGCGGGGAGTTTCACGGCTTGGGCGTACGGCGTGGCGCGGCATAAGGTGCTCACCTACGCACAGCGGAAGGGTCGCGATCGGCTGGTGTTCGACGCGTCGATGCTGGATCTGATCAGCACGGAAGCGGTGCGGGCGGCGGAAGAGACCGGCGGACGGATCGGACAGCTCAAACACTGCATCGAGACGCTGCCGGAGCATGCCCGCAAGGCGCTGACCGCGCGGTACGAGGGCGGCAAGTCATTGGGGCAGATCGCCGAACTGATCGGCCGGTCGGTCACCGCGACGACGCAGTTGCTTTATCGCACGCGGGTGGCGCTGCTGGAGTGCATGGAGACCGCTGAGACGGGGCGGAAGGAACATCCATGA
- a CDS encoding prepilin-type N-terminal cleavage/methylation domain-containing protein: MLLMRRRAFTLIELLVVVSIIALLAALLLPSLRQAKIAARRVVCMSNLHQWGVALLSTSADNVGKLRQSTRGGSNPNMRNAANVWYANPYSDEWSIPLLASYLPGVDLNAKVIGGVWRCPSASADCNLTTYDTYWLNVGATYGYVNLRYNILTGVDQWSAAASATAQRELVGTRPGGAAQIMMSDILYKWTYGGWSYNDGKVAASGHYSAMGFAYTDYGPPQFEGVNRLYGDLSVKWKDGAEYDPAAMQALNVGLGWVRGGASDTYFY, encoded by the coding sequence ATGCTGCTTATGCGCCGACGCGCCTTTACATTGATCGAGCTTTTGGTCGTCGTGAGCATCATCGCGCTGCTGGCGGCGCTCCTGCTTCCATCGCTGCGGCAGGCGAAGATCGCCGCGCGACGCGTGGTGTGCATGTCGAATCTGCATCAGTGGGGCGTGGCGCTGCTCAGCACGTCGGCTGACAACGTCGGCAAACTGCGCCAATCCACCCGCGGCGGCTCCAATCCCAACATGCGCAATGCCGCCAATGTCTGGTACGCCAATCCGTACTCCGACGAGTGGTCGATTCCCTTGCTTGCGTCCTATCTGCCGGGCGTCGATCTGAATGCGAAGGTGATCGGCGGCGTGTGGCGTTGCCCGTCCGCATCGGCCGATTGCAACCTGACCACATATGACACGTACTGGCTGAACGTCGGCGCAACTTATGGGTACGTCAATCTCCGCTACAACATCCTGACGGGCGTCGATCAATGGTCCGCCGCCGCCAGCGCGACGGCCCAACGCGAATTGGTCGGCACACGACCCGGCGGCGCCGCGCAGATCATGATGAGCGACATCCTCTACAAATGGACCTACGGCGGATGGTCCTACAACGACGGCAAAGTCGCCGCATCGGGACATTACTCCGCGATGGGTTTCGCCTACACCGACTACGGTCCGCCGCAGTTCGAAGGCGTCAACCGACTCTACGGCGACCTGAGCGTCAAATGGAAAGACGGCGCCGAGTACGACCCCGCCGCCATGCAGGCCCTCAACGTCGGGCTCGGCTGGGTCCGCGGCGGCGCCAGCGATACCTACTTCTATTGA
- the rny gene encoding ribonuclease Y: protein MTHLLQFPLSLAAIETGTFILGLLVAAIAGGAVSFVLVGMLGGKTLAAARTEAESIVSEARREGETSKKQIELDFREELSAKRDAFEKEIAATRDEMKETERRIAKREDNLDRKLDVLSTKEKSLDQLEARLKERNATIENKEAQIDDLLEQQRNQLLNIAGLSVEDAKRLLLERVETECKHEAGRIVQREMAKAEEEAKENAQKITLQAIQRFAAEHTSVSTVSAVDIPSDDMKGRVIGREGRNIRAFEKATGVDVIVDDTPGVVIVSCFDPVRRAVAAESLQRLIEDGRIHPSRIEEIVEQVNKEMEERLVKFGKEACIEANIQGLHPKISAMMGRLYYRTSYGQNILRHSIEVAYLCQVIADELGLDGTIARRCGFLHDIGKAMDHEVEGGHPQIGMDFARKFNESEAVLNAIGGHHGDIESTTPYTPIVMAADAISGARPGARRETLERYVKRLEQLEGIATSFDGVKEAYAIQAGREVRVIVDAKRIDDALSAKVARDIANRVEQEMTYPGEVRVTVLRETRSVEYAR, encoded by the coding sequence ATGACGCACCTTCTGCAGTTCCCGCTCTCCCTGGCCGCCATCGAGACCGGCACCTTCATTCTCGGGTTGCTGGTCGCCGCCATCGCCGGTGGAGCCGTTTCATTCGTCCTCGTCGGCATGCTCGGCGGCAAGACCCTCGCCGCCGCCCGCACCGAAGCCGAGTCGATCGTGTCCGAAGCCCGCCGCGAGGGTGAAACATCCAAAAAGCAGATCGAACTGGACTTCCGCGAGGAACTGTCCGCCAAGCGCGACGCCTTCGAAAAGGAGATCGCCGCGACGCGGGACGAGATGAAGGAAACCGAACGCCGGATCGCCAAGCGTGAGGACAATCTCGACCGCAAGCTCGATGTGCTCTCGACCAAGGAAAAGTCCCTCGACCAGCTCGAAGCACGCCTCAAGGAACGCAACGCCACCATCGAAAACAAGGAAGCCCAGATCGACGACCTGCTCGAACAGCAGCGCAATCAGCTATTGAATATCGCCGGGTTGAGCGTCGAGGACGCCAAGCGTCTGCTTCTGGAACGTGTTGAAACCGAATGCAAGCACGAAGCGGGGCGGATCGTGCAGCGTGAGATGGCCAAAGCGGAGGAGGAAGCCAAGGAAAACGCTCAGAAGATCACGCTTCAGGCCATCCAGCGCTTCGCCGCCGAGCACACCTCCGTCTCGACCGTCTCCGCCGTGGACATCCCCTCCGACGACATGAAAGGCCGGGTCATCGGCCGCGAAGGCCGCAACATCCGCGCCTTCGAGAAGGCGACCGGTGTGGACGTCATCGTCGATGACACGCCCGGCGTCGTCATCGTCTCCTGCTTCGACCCCGTCCGCCGCGCCGTCGCCGCCGAGTCGCTTCAGCGCCTCATCGAAGACGGCCGCATCCATCCCTCCCGCATCGAGGAAATCGTCGAGCAGGTCAACAAGGAGATGGAGGAACGACTTGTCAAGTTCGGCAAGGAAGCGTGCATCGAAGCGAACATCCAGGGCCTGCATCCGAAGATCAGCGCCATGATGGGGCGCCTCTATTACCGCACCAGCTATGGGCAGAACATTCTGCGCCACTCCATTGAAGTGGCGTACCTCTGCCAGGTCATCGCCGACGAGTTGGGCCTTGACGGCACGATCGCCCGCCGCTGCGGATTCCTGCATGACATCGGCAAGGCGATGGACCACGAAGTCGAAGGCGGCCACCCGCAGATCGGCATGGACTTCGCCCGCAAGTTCAACGAATCTGAAGCCGTGCTCAACGCCATCGGCGGGCATCATGGCGACATCGAATCCACCACGCCGTACACCCCGATTGTCATGGCCGCCGACGCCATCAGCGGCGCCCGCCCCGGCGCCCGCCGCGAGACGCTCGAGCGTTACGTCAAGCGGCTCGAACAGCTTGAAGGCATCGCCACGAGCTTCGACGGCGTCAAGGAGGCCTACGCCATTCAGGCCGGCCGCGAGGTCCGGGTCATCGTCGACGCCAAGCGGATCGACGACGCCCTGTCCGCCAAGGTCGCCCGCGACATCGCCAATCGGGTCGAACAGGAAATGACCTACCCCGGCGAGGTGCGGGTCACGGTGCTTCGCGAGACGCGGAGTGTGGAATACGCCCGCTGA
- the xylB gene encoding xylulokinase: MAFLLGIDIGTSGTKALVCDTKGKVLATATSEHDIASPKPGWSEQDPKQWWSAVCLATRAVLKKAKVSAAACKGIGLSGQMHGSVFLDDAGHETGEPLRPALLWNDQRTAAQCAEIEKKAGGRTKLIDMVGNPALTGFTAPKILWVRQHEPAVFEKTKHILLPKDYIRFRMTGEYATEVSDAAGMLLLDVRKRQWHTGLMSKLGLDKKLFAHCVESHIVTGKLTKWAAEALGLKAGVPVVGGAGDNAAGAVGNGIVRHGVAMASLGTSGVVFAHADKPVLDPKGRVHTMCSAVEGKWCVFGCMLSAGGSLQWFRNHMAKDETARAKRKGVDVYELLMSEAAAAAPGSEGLVFLPYLTGERCPHPDPLARGGWIGLTARHNRAAMIRSVIEGITFGMTDALRIMQNMGIDIQTICLTGGGSRSPFWRQMQADIYNVPVALTNSQEGAAYGVALLAGVGTGVWKSVPQAAAAIIKETERRTPDADSAKFYAKAHRVYDGLYPTLKTTFPKLAKLV, from the coding sequence ATGGCCTTTCTGCTGGGCATCGATATCGGGACATCGGGGACCAAGGCGCTCGTCTGCGACACGAAGGGCAAAGTCCTGGCGACGGCGACGTCGGAACATGACATCGCGTCGCCCAAGCCCGGTTGGAGCGAACAGGATCCCAAACAGTGGTGGAGCGCTGTGTGTCTGGCGACGCGGGCGGTCCTCAAGAAGGCGAAGGTGTCCGCGGCGGCGTGCAAGGGCATCGGCCTGAGCGGGCAGATGCACGGCTCCGTCTTCCTCGATGACGCGGGGCACGAAACCGGCGAACCGCTGCGGCCGGCGCTTTTGTGGAACGATCAACGCACCGCCGCCCAGTGCGCGGAAATCGAAAAGAAAGCAGGCGGACGCACCAAGCTCATCGACATGGTCGGCAATCCCGCGCTGACCGGGTTCACCGCTCCGAAGATTCTCTGGGTTCGCCAACACGAGCCGGCGGTGTTCGAGAAGACCAAACACATTCTCCTGCCCAAGGACTACATCCGCTTCCGCATGACCGGCGAGTACGCCACCGAAGTCTCCGACGCGGCCGGCATGCTCCTGCTCGACGTCCGCAAGCGCCAATGGCACACGGGTCTGATGAGCAAACTCGGGCTGGATAAGAAGCTCTTCGCCCATTGCGTCGAGTCGCATATCGTCACGGGCAAGCTCACCAAGTGGGCCGCCGAAGCGCTGGGCCTCAAAGCCGGCGTGCCGGTCGTTGGCGGAGCGGGGGACAACGCCGCCGGCGCCGTCGGCAATGGCATCGTGCGGCACGGCGTGGCGATGGCGTCGCTGGGGACGAGCGGTGTCGTCTTCGCGCATGCCGACAAGCCCGTGCTCGATCCCAAGGGCCGGGTGCATACGATGTGCTCGGCGGTCGAGGGCAAATGGTGCGTCTTCGGGTGCATGCTCTCCGCCGGCGGATCGCTGCAATGGTTCCGCAATCACATGGCCAAGGACGAAACCGCCCGCGCCAAACGCAAGGGCGTCGACGTCTACGAACTGCTCATGAGCGAAGCCGCCGCCGCCGCCCCCGGAAGCGAAGGCCTCGTCTTTTTACCCTACCTGACCGGCGAACGCTGCCCGCACCCCGATCCGTTGGCGCGCGGCGGATGGATCGGCCTCACCGCCCGACACAACCGCGCCGCCATGATCCGCTCCGTCATCGAAGGCATCACCTTCGGCATGACCGACGCCCTCCGCATCATGCAGAACATGGGCATCGACATCCAAACCATCTGCCTCACCGGCGGCGGCTCCCGCAGCCCCTTCTGGCGACAGATGCAGGCCGACATCTACAACGTCCCCGTCGCATTGACCAACTCCCAGGAAGGCGCCGCCTACGGCGTCGCGCTTTTGGCTGGCGTCGGCACCGGCGTCTGGAAATCCGTCCCCCAGGCCGCCGCCGCCATCATCAAAGAAACCGAACGCCGCACCCCCGACGCGGATTCCGCCAAGTTCTACGCCAAAGCCCACCGCGTCTACGACGGCCTGTACCCCACATTGAAGACCACGTTCCCAAAACTCGCGAAGCTGGTGTAA
- the manB gene encoding phosphomannomutase/phosphoglucomutase (converts mannose-6-phosphate to mannose-1-phosphate; the resulting product is then converted to GDP-mannose by ManC which is then used in the synthesis of mannose-containing glycoconjugates that are important for mediating entry into host cells), translated as MRSSRVRRRPRSMRDRHPRRSVAPLLDTRPKVMAYFIGSRAGVDQTSGLLIAARRWIILCPGRSSEMVSPVTGKDAGMLSKVFKAYDIRGIYPDPLNEKVAWKVGYATAKFLKQKLSGRDAVDPMLQHIVVGRDMRPHSPKLAKALIDGIRAAEMNVFDVGMVDTSFIYFAINHLGCGGGIQTTASHNPIEYNGFKISGQHASPIGSATGLVEIQRLAATIEDTNMKPVGRVEERDLWADYVAHVRKFLNLKRPLKVVVDASNGMAGAFVPRIFQGIPGLEIIPINFEITGKFTHDPNPLVPENMQPTVDGVLKHKADLGCCFDGDADRCILCDENGKIIGCDLLGALFAIHFLKQSPGSAIIYDLRSSKALEETIKEHGGKPVRGRVGHVFLKQLMRENDGVFGAELSGHMYYRDNFYTDSGAITFATALNILSHSDQTMSQLIKPLSPYTQSGEINFRVDDKDAAIDALRKKLDGRAKFDELDGITADAWDKEGWWLNVRKSNTEPMLRLNLEARTRDTEHKVYDEVRPILGEPAKGH; from the coding sequence ATGCGCAGCTCCCGTGTGCGGCGTCGACCCCGATCCATGCGCGATAGACATCCGCGCAGGTCCGTCGCGCCGCTGTTGGACACCCGTCCCAAGGTCATGGCTTATTTTATCGGGTCGCGGGCGGGTGTCGATCAGACGTCCGGCCTTTTGATTGCCGCGCGGCGTTGGATTATCCTGTGCCCCGGACGCTCGAGTGAGATGGTTTCACCCGTTACCGGAAAGGACGCTGGCATGCTCAGCAAGGTTTTCAAGGCGTACGACATCCGCGGCATTTATCCCGATCCGCTCAATGAAAAAGTGGCGTGGAAGGTCGGCTATGCCACCGCCAAGTTCCTCAAGCAGAAACTCTCCGGCCGCGACGCCGTCGATCCGATGCTTCAGCACATCGTCGTCGGGCGCGACATGCGACCGCACTCGCCCAAGCTCGCCAAGGCCCTCATCGACGGCATCCGCGCCGCCGAGATGAACGTCTTCGACGTCGGCATGGTCGACACCAGCTTCATCTATTTCGCCATCAATCATCTGGGCTGCGGCGGCGGCATTCAGACCACCGCCAGCCACAATCCCATCGAATACAACGGCTTTAAAATCTCCGGCCAGCACGCCTCGCCCATCGGGTCCGCCACCGGACTCGTCGAAATCCAGCGACTCGCCGCCACGATCGAGGACACCAACATGAAGCCCGTCGGCCGCGTCGAAGAGCGCGACCTCTGGGCCGATTACGTTGCGCATGTCCGCAAGTTCCTCAACCTCAAGCGCCCGCTCAAGGTCGTCGTCGATGCCTCCAACGGCATGGCCGGCGCCTTCGTCCCGCGCATCTTCCAAGGCATCCCCGGACTCGAAATCATCCCCATCAACTTCGAGATCACCGGCAAGTTCACGCATGATCCCAACCCGCTCGTCCCCGAGAACATGCAGCCGACCGTCGACGGCGTGCTCAAACACAAGGCCGACCTGGGCTGCTGCTTCGACGGCGACGCCGACCGCTGCATCCTTTGCGACGAGAACGGCAAAATCATCGGCTGCGATCTGCTCGGCGCGCTCTTCGCCATTCACTTCCTCAAACAGTCGCCCGGCAGCGCGATCATCTACGATCTCCGTTCCAGCAAGGCGCTGGAGGAAACCATCAAAGAGCACGGCGGAAAACCCGTCCGCGGGCGCGTCGGGCACGTGTTCCTCAAACAGCTCATGCGCGAAAACGACGGCGTCTTTGGCGCCGAGCTGTCCGGCCACATGTACTACCGCGACAACTTCTACACCGACTCCGGCGCGATCACCTTCGCCACCGCCCTGAACATCCTCTCGCATTCGGATCAGACGATGAGCCAGCTCATCAAACCCCTCTCGCCCTACACGCAGTCGGGCGAAATCAATTTCCGCGTCGACGACAAGGACGCGGCGATCGACGCCCTGCGCAAGAAACTCGACGGGCGCGCCAAGTTCGATGAGCTCGACGGGATCACCGCCGACGCGTGGGACAAGGAGGGCTGGTGGCTCAACGTCCGAAAGAGCAACACCGAGCCGATGCTCCGGCTGAACCTCGAAGCCAGGACCCGCGACACGGAGCACAAGGTCTACGACGAAGTGCGCCCCATCCTCGGCGAGCCGGCCAAGGGGCATTGA